Sequence from the Panicum virgatum strain AP13 chromosome 5N, P.virgatum_v5, whole genome shotgun sequence genome:
TCATCACAAACACAGCAAAGTAGAATGCAGGGACAGATGAACGAGGACGGCGTCAAAAAATACCTTCCCCGAAAGAGCTCGCGGCATACCCACAGCAGAACACGCGGCGCGGCACTAGACTCCTCATCACGAGGGCGCTTGCCGTCGGCCATCGGGCGAAGATCGACAACGATGATGAAGGAGGTTAGCACTCTTCTCCCTCCTTTCCCCTGTGCCTTCACCTTTTCCTCTCTGTTTTTTCTTCTGAGAACTGGCAGGTAGCAATGTCGACGGAGACAAGGCGACGGGAGGCGGAGGGTTAAATAGGAGATTATCGTCATCACTCCGCAGCGGTTCCCGAGCGAAGCAACATCTCGAGGCgcgaaccgtcacagatgcccccCCAGCAACCGGCACGACGCATCGGCTCCACGGGTGCGTACTTTACAGTTCCAATTAGATCCCCGCCGCCAATTCGTTTCCAATTGCAGGAAGACGACGAACCGTTTCCATGTCCCAAACGAATCGCAACCGCACGATTTGATTTCAAGGTTTGAAGGCCAGTCCACTGAGGGCTCCGCGCCGCCTTGACTCAAAGAGCCAGGGAAGAAAAACCGAGACGAGCACCAAGCAGCCCAAGCCCGACCTGCCCCGGCAGACCTCGGGTCATCTCAAATTTTATTGTCTGATCCGGCCTCTAGCGTTCCACGGAATCCCCTCTAGGGGGGAGGCCAACTAGGCCCCTCGAGCTGGCTGATGGCTCGGGTATCTGACTGGGATGCGGGCTGTAGAgcagtggagtgctcccaatgGGGCTCCATCGACCTTGTCGTCCGCGGCAGGGTCGAACTTCACTCGAATTGTCCTTAAATGGACGTACCCGTTATCGAACTCACCGAACCCGCCATTCTGGGCCATCTAGGTCAAGTGGTAGGGTTCACCTCCTCCGATCACCACCGATCGCAGTGGAGTCATTCATCGTTGAGACATGAAAATGAAAAAACTGTGCGGAAAACTAACAAATAAAACGCCCCAGGGCTAACTTTATTTCATCAAATATCTCCTTAATCGGCTGAAAGCCATTACATCAAACAAGAACCAGCTGTCCTCGACACAGGGAAACAACAGATGCAATGGATCAAATCCATTTACTCCTGCTAGGGGAGCAACAAAAGGGGGCTAAGGCAACGGCTGCTACCTGGCAAGCTGGAGGACATGGCCAAAAAATGTCGCAAGACTTCTTGTAgcacctcgcaagccttctcctAGCATCAGCCGCGCCGAAAAACCcctggcggaggtggaggcagaCGATGCCGACGACGGGGAGTTTAATGGAGCTGAGGTTAGCCCAAAAACCCCCGCTGGCACCTGCATCCAGGTATCTTCCTCAGGCACTGGAAGACGGGCCATGATCTCCTTTCGTTGGCCACAGCGCCTTCCAGTCGCACGACTCTAACCGCCCGCCTCCGGAGGGAGGCGCGGAGACCCATCCTGACTGCAAGATCACCCTGCCTGATGAGCGAGGAGCCCATGACCGTCCCCCGCTACCATAAAGCACAGCATTGAGCTGTGTAGCCTTCCAACCGTAGCTGGAAGATGAGGCAGCGGATCCGCGGCTCCGTGTCGACGACGCGTGAGATGCTCCCCCGAGATCTCGGGGGAGTGGCAGCCGCAAGAAGGACACAGAAGGGCGACCCCCATGGCAGGGAAGGTCCACACCACCACCAAGTCTCCGAGCCGGTGCCGAGAGGAGTCCAAGGAGGCCACCAGAAGCTGGGAGCCCCCCTCGCCGACTGGCAAGGGAACAGGCAGACCAGTGGCCTGGCTTGCCTAGCTCTAGCAGCGAGCCCTCGAACAACTCGGCATCGGCAGCGGTTGGCGGGATGAACTCGTAGGCGAGTTCATGCATGAGGAAGATCCCCCGCcgttcgcaagcattcttccAGCACCTGAGACATGAGCCATGTCCACTCCCATCTGGAGGACGGGTGTGGGGTGTGAGGAAGAGAACTATCAAAGGGATTTCCATAATCCCTCTACTTGTGTGGAACCATGTGTCCACAATgcccctatttataggcaaaCGTCGGCACGAGCGGCCCCAGTGTCCAGCGGGCCGGACGAAACGGGGCACACCAAAGGCCCTCACCTAACCGAACCACCTCTTGAATACCGACGGGACGACGCCAGTTCACTCAAAAACCGCCGCGCCACTCGGGGCACGATCGCCGCACGACCCGCCAATGGGAGGCAACCCCGAATAGGTGCAAAGAGGCGTCCGCAGTACAGTGATAAGACACGACGACCGGCCTCGAGATTCCACGGCCCTTCAGCCGGCCATCAAGACGGGCCAGAAGCCGTCACGCCATTACTAGCGCACGCCGAAAGCTGAAGGCGCGGGCAGTTGGATGGGACGCCCCGGTCAGGGGTCATCGAGACCAAATCCAGTGGCTCCACGATTATTAAAATCGCAGAGCCGCTCGGGGGCCTCTGACGGGGGAGTAAACCCGGGATCCCTGACAGGCCCGACTCGTGTGAAGGGAGGCATGGTAAACCTACTGGGACAAGAACGGGACGGCCCGCTAACCGTCGCGGGGAGCAGCCTTTGCTGCTAAGCCAACGAGTCCGAGAGACCGACCTCCCGGGcacgtgccccccccccccccccgacctaGTGCCCCGGGTCAGGGCCATGCCGATGACCCGGGACGTGCGCTCCAAGAACGCCGCGCCTTCTGACAGACATGCCGGCCAAGATAGGCCTCGTGAAGGCTCCGGGACACCAGCCCCCCTTATCTTGCGGCAAGGGCTTAGGCAGCTGGACTCCTTGACAAGGGGACAGCGCTGCTCGCGCGGGCCCCGCGACACAATGGGAGGGGGCGTCCACAGACGCTGCCTCCCCCTCGCTGTAATGATGGTTGCCTCCGCGCACCGTCTCATTACGCCAGCGAGCGTGATCGGACGCCCCCGGCCAGACCTCGGTAAGACACCCCTCACCGGGTGCGCCGTCCGGTGACAGGAGCTATGTAAGTCGGCCCCTCGGGCTAGGGACGTAGGCTCCGGCGGACAAGACCGGAGGCGACCTCCGAACGACAACCCGAGTGATCGCGCCGCCCCGACTGGGCCAGGATGTGACAACACCGGGGGGACGCGTTGCCCAAGAAGATCGCCAAGATCATCTCTTGCCCAGAATATCGCCAAGATCAAGCCtgcccactcccgaccgactgagtgggccccgacgactgacaaggacGAATCGCACCCCGACGGTGCCAAAACATAGTGGTAGATATCTGTaatgggggccccaccttgaactataaaagggaaagccccccccccaacgtaggaaagggttggactcctagAGATCCAGCACCgcttgaccagcttgtaagctcccctctaaactttgagcacccgggctcgagacCAATAGAGtaagaacaccaccccccataCAGGACGTTGGGCATTTCAGGCCCGAACCAGtgtaaatcctcgagtctttgcgtgctagaccatatccgatcaagcgcacaacaaacgagcattcgagtagttttgtagtcggccatttcccgcagcgacaTATCCAGACTGACCAAAATAGACCAGCTGAAAATGCTCAGGTACAGAAAATGAATTTCACAAGGTGCTGCATCTGTATTATGCCCTGAACACAGAAAATGAAGTGTTTTCATTCTGTTGACCTTCCACTACACTGCATCTGTATTATGCACTGGACATTAGCTGCTGGCTGTGTGCGCCAGGTGCCATGATTCAGGCTGCTGCATATCATTGGCTGCATCTCTGTTTCTGAAAGTCCATTAGTTCAGTAGACATAAGAAAGTTCATTTTCTGCAGGCCTTTTCTATCTGCATGTGCAGATGCAGTGCTGCAACAGCTCTCGCTCAAAAGGTATTGGCTTCTATATTCCTGTTGAGTGTGCAAACTGTTAGTGGTTCACACAACTGAAAAGTTCAATTTGTTCAGTTTACTGTGGCCATTTAAATTACTATGTAGTCAGCATTAGTTAGTATTCTCTATCTTACCTGTATATGATAACAGAATCCTGGTATATAATAAGCTAAATTGTGATATTTATATCTAGTGATCTGTTTCCTATTTATAAGTTAATCATATATGTTCTCTGCTGTAAGTGTAAGTGTTAGTCATAATAAACTAAATGTTCTGTAAATTATTGGCAGGTTCACTATTTTCGGCATGTTACTTCTGATACTTACAATGCTTTACATCACTAACAGAACAATGTGGGCACCAACACTGTAACAATTCAGCAGATCAGCCAGCCATGCTCAGTTCAGTTAACAATCTGAACTAGCACTGTTTCTTGCCCAAGTGTTGCCATTCTGTTAATTGATTTAGTACAACAAACAATTCAGAATAATGACCATTATGTTAATTGATAGAAGATTAGAAGTACAACAACCAACCCTCTGAATGACCAACATCAGCATGCTACACAAGGAATATTGCTCTGAACAATGCAGAGGTTAAATTTACACAAAAGAAACATCACAGTAGAATTGTGCACAAATGCATTCCAGAAAAGCACACAACTGAATATTGCTTGAACCCATTTGAACATTCAATAGTGAATAACATTCAGTTCAGACTTCATAATAATACACTAGAGAATTTTTAAACAAAATTTAGTCTCAGATGTGCCTTGCTCCCAGTTCTCGTGCTGCGCCTTGCGCAGCTGAACCCTGAGCTTGTCGTTGCTCTGCGTGAGGAAGCCCttcatgtcctgcttcttcttgCACTGGTCCAGCTCCGGCACGGCCTTGAAGCGGGCGGCGATGCGCTCCGCCTCGCCGGGGGCGTCCGGCCACACCtccggccgcgcctcgccctcgccgtcgtaGACCACGACGAGGACGTCGACGTCGCACAACGTGGCCAGCTCGCTCGCCTTCTTCATCAGGCCCTTGTGGCGCCTCTTCAAGGTCGCGCGGCGGGTCGAGTCGTTGGCGATCCACTGCAGGGCCACCTTCTTGCGAGCCGGTCCTCACGGGGCACGAGAATCGTGCTCCGCGTGCGGAGCGGGGGCGGCCCCCGGGCGGCGGAGTTGGACGCGCCGGGCTGTCGGCCTGGGAGCGGGCGGCAACCTCGGAGCGCCGCTCGGAGCGGCCGACGAGACGGGCGCCCGCGCATCGCGTGGGTTTCCGGCCGCCGTGCGCGGGCTACCCCCGGCCCCATGTCCTGGCGCGCGCCGAGTGTCGTGCCCCTGCTGGGAGGCGAGGTGGAGGCGTGCTGGGCcgagggcggcggggtggcAGCCGGCGGGGCGGAGAGGCATCGGGCGAGAGGCAGGCATGCCAGGCCGATGGGAGGGCGGATCGGGCCCTCCTGATTGAGAGCCCATCTAAGATGAAAGTCAATTTAAAAATCCTGTTGGAATTAAAATTTCTTCAAAACTCCTAAAAAATAGAATAAGAGTTTAAATAAAAAGTGGGCTGGAAATGCTCTTACGTGCAGAGATGCTagctgccccgccgccggccgtgcgtGTTGGACGTGACCATCGAACCTGTCATCCCCTCACAGGCGCCCTGCACGCGCAGGACCTAATCGAGGCGAATCCAGATAGCTAGCTCGATGTAGCTAGCTGCCTCCGCTCCGCTCAAGCTGGTGGTGGTCTGAAATCCAAACTAAATCTGCTATAAACTATTTTTGTTAAACACGCTGATATAAACCATCCCATAGCAAGTGAAACCCAAATGATACCATCCTATTGAAAGTAGAGAGAAAGGTAGAAACCTGTAAATAGTGCAGGAGCATACTAGTGGTAGTACTTTTAATTGCTAGTACTATTGATGGCTAAGATGATGAGCATGACAAGTGGAGGACGTGCACAACAGCCGCTCAGCTTTATTAGTGCCCCCAAATCAAATCAATTCGTCTCAGTTGTGAAACCAAATCAAACCGTATTGATTGCTAGATCGTCAACTATTTTCAACCAAATTAAAGTAGAACCCGTGCAAAATCCAAATCATTGCAATCGATTTTCATCCAAACTATTAGCAGTTTGAACCTCCACCgctcaccggcgccggcggctaccACCAACATCGTTTAGGTCTGGCCGGAGCTTGGTCGGCGGTGGCGTGCGCCCTGACCTTGACCTAGCCACCGCCCACCGTGCAACAGCTGATCAATGGAGGTTATCATGGTCAAACTCCTTATTCCCAACGGAAGCGAGCGAACGGGCGGCGGCATGGGCGGATCACGCGCGTTCGTGCATGGTCTTAATTTGGCGCCGAGTACGTGCTCCCTCCTTTGGTGCACACGCGATCGGGCCTCCCCAGGGCTGCCATATGCATGCGCGAATTGGTCACGCTGAAGCGCGGGAGCTATACATCGCCTGAGCTACAAAATCTTGATCCATCGCCTGAAGAGCTCgtgctttttttatttttacatttttcaattttgttttttacaaaaatatatttttgttttcgaaatttacataTATATACCCCGGCCTCCCCGCTGCCGGCGGTCGGCACCTGGTCGCCCGGCTGCAGGGCggcagggggttttctacaattttcaacGGTGAAAATTTACGCGCCGGCCCCTGGAGGACCgggcgcccggcagcggggcggccggccccccaggccgcccggctgccggacGGTCGGCTCCCCCTCCCCTATTTGGCGACACTTTCTTCACCGGTAATGACAACCACGCAGTGTTGTGTGGTTCCTAGTTCCAAGACAGCTTTTATCAAGTCCCATTCTTCTGTACACCGCAGACCGTCGATAACAACTATACATCGATGATTACGTAGATATTCATGGCACCCTGAATCGGTTCTTGCATCACTGACATGCCGTCTTGGAGAGAACCACCATTCAAATCCAAAAGCAAGCTCCATGAGAGGTCCATTAAATCGAATGGACGGGATACATTCACCCAACCGTACTTGAATGGACGGGATACATTCACCCAACCGTACTTGATCCAATCTGGTGTCTCGAGTGCAGTCACCATGTTATAAGTGCTTGACAAGAAATGATTTGCCAACACCAGATATCCCCCACACGGACAACACACCATGACAACGAGCATGACAACGAGCACGTTCAAACGAAAATAGAGTAATAAATCCAACTCACGGCCAACAAGTGGATGTTGGTCTAGCCATTCCCATGCAATTTTGAGTTTGTCAACGGTTGTTTTGGGTGCATcctgaaaaaggaaaagagcagCGTTGATTGCGGTTGATTTATTACTTTGTCCAAAAGCTATCTTGGAACTAAGAACCACACAACACTGCGTGATTGTCATTACCGGTGAAGAAAATGTCGCCAAATAGGGGAGGGGGAGCCGGCCGgctgccccgctgccgggcgaccggtcctccaggggcCGGCGCGTAAATTTTCACCgttgaaaattgtagaaaaccccctgccgccctgcagccgggcgactaggtgccggccgcccggcagcggggagtccggggtatatatatatatgtaaatttcgaaaacgaaaatatatttttataaaaaacgaaattgaaaaatgtaaaaattaaaaaatcgcTGAAGAGCTCACGTTGGTAATTTCGGCCCATTAAACAAAATCAGCCTATTAAACGTTGTCCCCTCTTCCTCGAGCGCACCCACCACGATGCCTCGTGCAAACTGCCGCTTgctggctttttttttttttttttgattacACCACACCTGCAGTACTAAACATCAGGTGCGTAGGAATTACAAACTCCTGCTGGGGGTGAGAGGAGCCACACCCGCCTTCCCGGAGGATCATAGATAGCACTTCTAGCTACAGAGTGTGCATCGCCATTAGAGGCACGACCTTCATGAACGACTTCAGCTGCTTGCAGTTCAGACATCGTCGCCTTGATCTCCCTAATTATGTGGCCAGCACGGCCCATACCAACATCTCCAATAGCTCTGACCACATTCAAACAGTCGCTTGCAATCCTGATCTTGCCCAAACAGAGATCCGCTGCAAGAGATAAGCCTTCTCGACATGCCATTGCCTCCAGAATCTCCGGGTCCTCAAAACCCTCCCATACCACAGCAGATGCACCCAGGAAATTTCCATTGTCATCTCTTGCTACTGCCGCTGTGGCTGCTATGTTCGAGCTCTTAGAGACAGCAGCATCAACATTAGTCTTCGCCACACCCACAGGCGGTGCAATCCATTGCGGCCTCCCCTCCTTTATCACTGTTGGTCGTGGTGATCTGTTCTGAGAGCCTTCAAGATCCCCTAGGAACCTATTTATGAAGCAGCTTGTGTGGAGAAAGGGCTCTGGAAACTGTTCTCATGAATTGCTTGTCTTCTCGCATACCAGATTGCCCAAAGGGTTACTGCCACCCTTGTCATTAGTCCTTCAGAGAGTTTTTGGATGACCTCTGACAGCCAACCCCGTGCATCATGCTCAGGTATTATAGAAAGAAGCTCTGCGATTTCCTCATCTTCAAGTGCCCAAACGCTCTTTGCCATGTGACAGTCCAGGAGGGAATGCTTCCATGAATCCTGGCCTCCGCACAATGCACACAGACTGTTTGGCGCCATGTTTCTATGGCAGCGAACATCGCCAGTCGATAGCGAATGCCGCGCCAATCTCCACAAGAAAACACGAATTTTGGGGGGAACTTTTACCTTCCAGAGAGTATTCCACTCCTTTTCCCTTGCACTCGTGTCAGACTTGCTGGTGGAGTTTGTGAAGTAAGTCGTTGCATTCTCTTTGTTCCTGACCAGCATGTTGTATGCCGAACGTACTGAGTAAACTCCTCTCCGTTCGTAATGCCAAGCCCAGAAGTCGTCCTGTCGTCGTGTGCTGATCGGAATATTGCTTATTACGCTTCTATCCAGCGGCACGAAATAATCCTCAAGCATCTGCTTGTTCCATGTAGCTGATAATGGACAGATCAGCTCACTCACCAATTGTGGCGGTTCCGCATTCATGCCGGGAAGAGGCCGAAACATGCCATCTCTCGGCAGCCAATTTGTAGTCCAAATGTTGGTTGAAGCACCCGTGCCAATTCTTTTTATCAGTCCTTTTTCTAGAACTTCCTTCCCTTCCATTATTGATCTCCACACCCGGGAAGGTGATGAACCCACCTCCGCATCCAGAAAATCTTGGTGTGGGAAGTACACAGATTTAAGCACCCGAGCACTTAAAGAAGCTGGCTCTTGTAGAATTCGCCAGGCTTGCTTTCAAGGAGGGCCAGATTGAACAATTCTATGTCCCTGAAGCCCAGGCCGCCCATGCACTTTGGTTTTGTCATATCTTCCCACGCAACCCAGCACGTTCTCCTTTTTCCCCTGCTTGCTGCCCCACCAGAAGTTCCGAAGATGGCTATCAATATGTTGACATAGGCCCCTCGGCAACTTAAAACAGGACATTGAGTATGTCGGGattgcttgggccactgctttGATGAGAATCTCTTTCCCACCCACAGACAGGCTCTGTTCCATCCAGCCTTGAATCCTCTTCCAGACCCGGTCTTTCAAATATTTGAATGCTCTTGATGACGCAATTCCAACGTCAGATGGCATTCCTAAGTATTTCTCATTGATCGATTCATTGCGAACTTGCAGTATATCCTTGATCTGTTCTCGGGTACTATTCGAGCATCCCTTCGCAAATAAGATCGATGATTTATCCACATTCACCTGTTGCCCAGACACGTTACAATAAGCCTTTATGGCATCCTTCACCTCCTCCGCATTCTCctcatttgctttgaaaaacaGCAGGCTGTCATCCGCAAACAAAAGATGGTTCACCGTCGGAGCCGACGGCGCCACCTTAATGCCCTTAAGATTCGATGACTGATTTCTTGAATTTAAAAGGCACGAAAGACCCTCTGCTGCCAACAAAAACAAGTAAGGGGAGATTGGGTCTCCTTGACGGATGCCTCTGGACGGTTTGAAGCTCTGCAACCGTTCACCGTTAAACAGGACAGAGAAAGATACTGTCGTCACTAGCCTCATCACCATATCTGTCCACAAACTGTGAAAACCCAGCCGCAACATGATCGCCCTCAGGTACGCCCATTCTACGCAATCATAAGCTTTTTTTCATGTCCAACTTCAAAGCACAGCATCTGCTGTCTCGCGGGCGCTTCTTTTTCATGAAGTGCAAACATTCGTATGCTGTGATGATGTTGTCTGTGATGAGacggcctggaacaaaggccgaCTGCTCCTCTGATATGATGTACGGTAACACGCCCTTCAGTCTGTTTGCTGCCACCTTCGAAGTGATTTTATATATAATGTTGCACAGACTTATCGGACAGAATTGGCCCAGCTCCTCCGGGCTCGCCACTTTTGGGATCAAAACAATGCATGTCTCATTAATGCTGGCCGGATCATCCTCTCCCTGCAACACTCGCAACACTACTGTTGTAACCTCCGCTCCGCAGATATCCTAGTGTCGCTGAAAGAAGTGAGCAGGGTATCCATCCGGTCCCGGTGCCTTCGTTGGGAACATTTGGAACAGTGCCTTCTTGACTTCCTCCCCATGAAAAGGTGCCAAGAGTTTCTGGTTCATCTCTGCTGTAACCTTTACAGGTACCGTGTTCAAGACCACCTCCATGTCCTGAGTACCCTCCGATCTATAGAGGTCAATATAGAAAACCGTGGATAGCTTGCCCATCTCCTCATAATTTTCTGTTATCTGGCCATCAGGATTCTTTAACTTTATTATCATGTTCTTCTTGCGGCGTTGACTTGCTCGAAGATGGAAAAATTTCGTGTTCCTATCACCTGCAGCAAGCCACATTATTCGTGACCGTTGTCGCCACATAATCTCCTCCCTGTGATTCAGTTCCATAATACGTTCCCTGATCTTCACTTCTTCATATATTGGCCCCGTGCGCAGCGGGTCGGACTGCATGTGATCCAGCTCCTTGTGGAGCTGCTTTAACTCTCGCCCTATGTGGCCAAAGGACGTGGAACCCCAGCCATCAATTCCACTAGCCACCGCTGCCAACTTCCGTTTCAGATCAGTGAGTGTTGTTGCCTCTCCTGCATCCTGCCAATTATGCAGTAAAGTTTGCATAAAATCGGGATGAGTTTCCCACATGAGCTCGTACCTGAAACGTCTCCCTTTCCTCATTCGTCGTTGGCTCGGCTCCCACTGTAGAAGGATCGGTTTATGATCAGAAGCTGCCACCGTGAGATGACGCACTCTTGACAGTGGGAAGCGAAAACACCATGACGACGTTGCGAGAGCACGGTCCAGGCGCACTCGACAGAAATCGCCTCCCGCGATTCGCTTCTCAAACGTCCAACTGGGTCCCACGAAGCCCAGATCGGATAATCCACATCTCTCGGAAGCTCGCAATTTGTGCGTGACTCCTCTCTTGGAAACCATCATGTTCAGATTGATGTAAAACTTCATTGAAGTCACCAATACACATCCACGGGTGTGGACTTGATGATTTTATAAACTTGAGTACATCCCAAGTCTTGTAGCGCTCGTTCGTCCGAGCTTCCCCGTACACACATGTCAGTCTCCACTGATCACACAATCCATCATAAATAATAGTATCAATATGGTACCGTGAGTACGGTAAAATCTCCA
This genomic interval carries:
- the LOC120675428 gene encoding agamous-like MADS-box protein AGL80; this translates as MKKASELATLCDVDVLVVVYDGEGEARPEVWPDAPGEAERIAARFKAVPELDQCKKKQDMKGFLTQSNDKLRVQLRKAQHENWEQGTSETKFCLKIL